The Puntigrus tetrazona isolate hp1 chromosome 3, ASM1883169v1, whole genome shotgun sequence genome contains a region encoding:
- the LOC122333995 gene encoding GTPase IMAP family member 4, translating into MGMDEITEISLCHEQGICLSDCPKLRIVLVGVTESGKSAVGNAIMGKKAFDEVGVKTRLSFPFQGLVRGQQVLVVDTPGWEWFNVSGSSASVWPVKKEIMRSMSLCQPGAHALLLVVPLSFSFSPRERCAVEEHIELFGPDAWSYSLVLFTILDRKQLRGSTLKQEVMLNVELHRLIEKCGGRFHALYSNPKAGEDQVAGLLAKIKKMMATNGETMISSEKVLEQAREMEKEEVRRLKEEQKRDETIEKVRQLRRLRRNTDQRRVDGNRYSPRYNMSSDQPLSSKSSFRQSCKQQ; encoded by the exons AACAAGGCATTTGTCTTTCGGACTGTCCTAAACTGAGAATTGTCCTGGTTGGAGTGACAGAATCTGGGAAAAGTGCTGTTGGTAATGCTATCATGGGCAAGAAAGCCTTTGACGAGGTTGGGGTAAAGACCCGACTGAGTTTCCCATTTCAGGGTCTTGTGAGAGGACAGCAGGTGCTAGTGGTTGACACTCCAGGGTGGGAATGGTTCAACGTCAGTGGCTCCTCTGCATCAGTATGGCCAGTGAAGAAGGAGATAATGAGAAGTATGAGTCTGTGCCAGCCTGGAGCCCATGCCCTGCTGCTGGTGGTCCCACTGTCATTCTCGTTCTCCCCGCGTGAACGCTGTGCAGTGGAGGAACATATAGAGCTCTTTGGTCCAGATGCCTGGAGTTACAGCTTGGTGCTCTTCACCATCTTAGACAGAAAGCAGTTACGTGGCTCCACCTTAAAGCAAGAAGTGATGTTAAACGTCGAGCTACACAGGCTGATTGAGAAATGCGGAGGCCGTTTCCATGCTTTGTACAGCAATCCCAAAGCAGGGGAGGACCAGGTGGCTGGCCTTCTGGCTAAGATCAAGAAAATGATGGCTACAAATGGGGAGACTATGATCTCCAGTGAGAAGGTGTTGGAACAAGCCAGAGAAATGGAGAAAGAAGAGGTGAGAAGACTGAAGGAGGAGCAAAAAAGAGATGAGACAATAGAAAAAGTGAGACAGTTAAGAAGGTTGAGAAGGAACACAGACCAACGGAGAGTGGACG GAAATAGATATTCACCTAGGTACAATATGAGCAGTGACCAGCCTCTCAGCAGCAAAAGCAGCTTTCGCCAGAGCTGCAAACAACAGTAA
- the apol gene encoding apolipoprotein L4, producing MGTREQLQELLSEYVEDTLICISTVREFCDKQQKWSLQRETELDNMRDIKDRVDQVSLKFDHVKRSENKAKAFGEYLWSGLTQVTADSRYLELEKELGAVLKDTLEGLEKLDHFLDAMEKLTVTSLFVFIGQSFLPKEASPESVRSVITAARMASPLLIHFKRNAETFFLPSLNNLDVLAFQLDKYIRITEQICEKMEKKSKSVFWFEDIHSLKKGEPVVKFSLNLSEDSMQKMLDHLKQLCKIRMDQHTRLTFIFQEHAQPFIGVFSQRCSRMEQFLSDLEESAVQLDRMKMGASISTVAGSSVGIAGGVLSIVGLALAPVTAGVSLALTLTGVSLGMTSGVNSVVTGITEAAVNSHHGKNAQNIFQRYMDDVGKILDCLEQASNEERLEGLDVVDMFGAGKLIARAGGVAKGIDALVDAASAVKVLKTEEVIATAAKVGLQEAQSARSIPKLAADLPDIGQLAKGTPLALSKSARAGFITLNALFIGLDVLFICKDSISLAKGSKSEASQLIRSRAALWKSELEAWQKIHDSLCIGIWRFRRSQEVVEQLFLP from the exons ATGGGCACCAG GGAACAGCTACAGGAGCTCCTGTCAGAGTATGTAGAAGACACGCTTATCTGCATTTCAACAGTGAGGGAGTTCTgtgacaaacaacaaaaatggtcccttcagagagagacagagctggATAACATGAGAGACATCAAGGACAGAGTTGACCAGGTCAGCCTTAAGTTTGACCATGTTAAGCGCTCCGAGAACAAAGCCAAGGCGTTTGGGGAATACCTGTGGAGTGGTTTAACTCAAGTCACAGCTGACTCCAGATACCTGGAGTTGGAGAAGGAACTGGGCGCCGTCCTGAAGGACACGCTTGAGGGGCTGGAGAAACTTGATCACTTTCTGGATGCAATGGAGAAGCTCACAGTGACCTCCCTCTTTGTCTTCATTGGACAGAGCTTCTTGCCAAAAGAAGCGAGTCCTGAAAGTGTGCGTTCAGTCATCACAGCTGCCAGAATGGCTTCTCCTCTCCTCATCCACTTTAAACGAAATGCAGAaactttcttccttccttcacTCAATAATCTGGATGTCCTGGCCTTTCAACTAGACAAATACATACGTATCACTGAACAAATCTGTGAGAAGATGGAGAAAAA aTCTAAGAGTGTGTTTTGGTTTGAAGATATCCATAG TCTTAAGAAGGGTGAGCCTGTAGTGAAGTTCAGCTTGAACTTAAGTGAGGACTCCATGCAAAAAATGCTTGATCATTTGAAGCAGCTGTGCAAAATAAG GATGGACCAGCACACCAGACTGACCTTCATTTTTCAGGAGCATGCTCAGCCCTTCATTGGTGTATTTAGTCAGCGTTGCTCTAGGATGGAGCAGTTTCTGTCAGATCTGGAGGAGAGCGCAGTTCAGTTGGACAGGATGAAGATGGGAGCCAGTATCTCCACTGTGGCTGGCAGTTCAGTGGGCATAGCAGGGGGAGTCTTGTCCATCGTTGGTCTTGCTCTTGCTCCCGTCACTGCAGGAGTGTCGCTGGCTCTGACGCTGACTGGTGTCAGTCTAGGGATGACCAGTGGAGTAAATAGTGTCGTCACAGGCATCACTGAGGCAGCAGTCAACAGCCATCATGGGAAAAATGCGCAGAACATTTTCCAGAGATACATGGATGATGTGGGGAAGATTCTAGACTGTCTGGAGCAGGCCAGTAATGAGGAGCGTTTAGAAGGGCTTGATGTTGTAGACATGTTTGGAGCTGGAAAGTTGATAGCTCGTGCAGGAGGCGTGGCCAAAGGTATTGATGCCCTGGTAGATGCAGCTTCAGCTGTCAAGGTTCTCAAAACTGAGGAGGTGATTGCGACTGCAGCCAAGGTTGGGCTCCAGGAGGCGCAAAGTGCTCGGAGCATTCCCAAACTGGCTGCAGACCTGCCCGACATTGGGCAGCTGGCGAAAGGGACGCCACTAGCGCTTTCAAAGTCTGCTAGAGCTGGATTTATCACTCTAAATGCCCTCTTCATTGGCTTAGATGTCCTATTTATTTGCAAAGACAGCATAAGTCTGGCCAAAGGAAGCAAGAGTGAAGCCTCTCAACTCATCCGCTCCAGAGCAGCTCTGTGGAAATCTGAGCTGGAGGCCTGGCAGAAGATCCATGATTCCTTATGCATTGGGATATGGAGGTTTAGGAGGAGCCAGGAAGTGGTGGAGCAACTCTTTCTGCCTTAA